A window from Aerococcus sp. Group 1 encodes these proteins:
- a CDS encoding SdrD B-like domain-containing protein, whose protein sequence is MLGKNNVKLYREKMANKCYRYSIKRLNIGVASVAVAVGLLFVGDAAVAQAAVNEAAVAETKVTLPSSQDQGLSSAQGQGSPADLASQDKAQVVDNKAKASQPASPQGNENQPSALALAENAPASPTATALPEAPKTEAASPAVSRTEPGLSSAEVSPIPTETLATTYEAPENAQPPVVRDRQDNSLSIVNENLEGDKNGHRYQDYFGGHAEAGKTIKAVYIHDGVETPIGETLAESDGYWKIPLASLKVLQDGDKVRVSDGKNTQEVPVDSQYGGIIETSPQLTNEKGNGNLTLASKKFYLSFLNGERDYLAAVGAKAVITYPGSEKPQEVPINNGDDKVTINIPAEHLPLKVIDGTKLNESANSGIEITYVDRNGKPIVTASGLNRESIHRTYTDEKRYFNVLDADPAANVPQIVDIYKISGTVYDDRNGDGTSRGDKSLNNIKVNLYNPADGKLLASTTTDLNGHYSFENLPGYNGYVVKFEEPNRFATVKAGKQFVGSEKLIRNLKKDEVVDTAFRKIKHYEVRTETDKHRSTVETTPLLPKGVRVVKQSGHDGVNRVIYEQSRDVLGDENLTEENFNDYYTKKNSKTLIERQDEVILEGTGPALPDLAIDVQTQPGEKDGKKGTYVTFTYPKYDQEGQKTTETKTAFIPDGAKGDTGAQGPKGQKGDKGAQGEPGKDGGTPRLAIVRNEKKKATEPNSYTIKITNPDGTSHQAVITDGKDGEDGRSPEIDWVDNRDDTYTVKVKNVDGTTHSATIRNGKDGKSFAPVIKKDKNGVTTIKFYPVNPETGQPDTSKEAVATGEIKDGERGPQGGKRCPRSKR, encoded by the coding sequence ATGCTAGGAAAGAATAATGTCAAATTATATCGTGAAAAGATGGCCAATAAGTGCTATCGCTATTCTATTAAACGTTTAAATATCGGTGTCGCTTCAGTGGCTGTTGCTGTTGGTTTGCTCTTTGTAGGAGACGCTGCGGTAGCTCAAGCCGCTGTTAATGAAGCAGCAGTCGCCGAAACGAAAGTCACTCTTCCAAGTAGTCAGGACCAAGGATTAAGCTCAGCTCAAGGACAAGGCAGTCCAGCAGACTTAGCTAGTCAAGACAAGGCCCAAGTCGTTGACAATAAGGCTAAAGCAAGTCAGCCAGCCAGTCCTCAAGGCAATGAAAACCAGCCAAGCGCGCTTGCCCTAGCTGAAAATGCTCCAGCTAGTCCCACAGCGACCGCGCTTCCAGAAGCGCCAAAGACTGAAGCGGCAAGCCCAGCAGTGTCAAGGACAGAGCCAGGTCTAAGTTCGGCAGAAGTAAGCCCAATCCCAACCGAAACACTTGCGACCACTTATGAAGCGCCCGAAAATGCACAACCACCTGTGGTTAGGGATAGACAAGATAATTCATTAAGCATTGTCAATGAAAATCTTGAAGGCGATAAGAATGGCCACCGTTACCAAGATTACTTTGGTGGTCACGCTGAAGCTGGGAAAACGATCAAGGCGGTTTATATCCATGATGGGGTGGAAACGCCAATTGGAGAGACCCTTGCCGAGTCCGATGGTTATTGGAAAATTCCTTTGGCTAGCCTTAAAGTCTTACAAGATGGCGACAAGGTACGCGTAAGCGATGGGAAGAACACTCAAGAAGTTCCGGTTGATAGCCAATATGGAGGCATTATCGAAACTTCTCCCCAACTGACTAATGAAAAAGGTAACGGGAATTTAACCTTAGCCAGCAAGAAATTTTATCTCTCTTTTTTGAATGGCGAACGCGACTACCTAGCAGCTGTAGGTGCCAAGGCGGTCATTACTTATCCAGGGTCAGAAAAACCACAAGAAGTGCCGATAAATAATGGGGATGATAAAGTAACGATTAATATTCCTGCTGAGCACTTGCCGTTAAAGGTTATAGATGGCACGAAATTGAATGAATCTGCCAATTCGGGAATCGAAATCACCTATGTCGACCGTAATGGCAAACCGATTGTCACTGCTAGCGGGCTGAATAGAGAGTCTATCCACAGAACTTATACCGATGAGAAACGCTATTTCAATGTTTTAGATGCTGACCCAGCCGCCAACGTCCCACAAATTGTTGACATCTATAAAATTTCTGGGACGGTATACGATGACCGTAATGGGGATGGAACAAGTAGGGGAGACAAATCCCTCAACAACATCAAGGTGAACCTCTACAACCCTGCTGATGGGAAATTGCTGGCCAGCACAACCACCGACCTGAATGGGCATTATAGCTTTGAAAATTTACCTGGATACAACGGTTATGTGGTGAAGTTCGAAGAACCCAATCGTTTCGCTACCGTGAAGGCAGGCAAGCAATTTGTCGGAAGTGAAAAACTCATTCGAAATCTTAAGAAAGATGAAGTGGTCGACACAGCCTTCCGCAAGATTAAACACTATGAAGTTCGTACTGAAACCGACAAGCATAGGTCAACGGTTGAGACGACTCCATTGCTTCCTAAGGGTGTCCGAGTAGTCAAACAAAGTGGCCATGACGGTGTCAACCGCGTGATTTATGAACAAAGTCGTGATGTCTTAGGTGACGAAAACTTAACCGAAGAAAACTTTAATGATTACTACACCAAGAAAAATTCCAAGACCCTAATTGAGCGTCAGGATGAAGTCATCCTTGAAGGCACCGGCCCAGCTCTTCCAGATCTAGCCATCGATGTCCAAACCCAACCCGGTGAAAAAGATGGCAAAAAGGGAACCTATGTCACCTTTACCTATCCGAAATATGATCAAGAAGGCCAGAAAACCACTGAAACCAAAACTGCCTTCATCCCAGACGGTGCCAAAGGTGACACCGGTGCCCAAGGTCCAAAAGGGCAAAAGGGTGATAAGGGAGCTCAAGGCGAACCAGGTAAAGATGGTGGAACGCCACGGCTAGCCATTGTTAGAAATGAGAAGAAAAAAGCTACAGAGCCTAATTCCTATACCATAAAGATTACTAACCCCGATGGCACCAGCCACCAAGCGGTTATTACAGATGGTAAAGATGGTGAAGATGGTAGGTCTCCTGAAATTGACTGGGTGGATAATAGAGATGACACCTATACCGTAAAAGTTAAAAATGTTGATGGGACCACCCACTCAGCCACTATCCGAAACGGAAAAGATGGTAAAAGCTTCGCACCAGTTATCAAAAAAGACAAAAACGGTGTAACCACCATCAAGTTCTACCCAGTGAACCCAGAAACCGGCCAGCCCGATACCAGCAAAGAAGCTGTTGCCACAGGTGAAATCAAAGATGGTGAACGCGGTCCCCAAGGGGGAAAGAGGTGCCCAAGGTCCAAAAGGTGA
- the trxB gene encoding thioredoxin-disulfide reductase gives MSEEVKTYDVIVIGAGPAGLTAALYASRANLQVAVLERGVPGGELINTATVENYPGYKSIAGPDLANKMYESAMQFGAEYVFGNVKKVTPGKPYHLIETDNGDFKAKAIVIATGSVHRTLDVPGEEEYNGHGVSYCAVCDGAFYKGRDIKVVGGGDSAVEEGSYLTQFANTVDIIHRRDQLRAQKILQDRAFANDKISFTWDSVVKEIKGDGKQVTSILVENVKSHEVTEVPAGGVFIYVGLLPNSEAFRDLGITDEEGWILTDENMATAVPGIFACGDVRKKKLRQVSTAVGDAGSAGQEAYQYVEALND, from the coding sequence GTGAGTGAAGAAGTTAAGACTTATGATGTGATTGTTATCGGTGCCGGTCCAGCCGGCTTAACCGCAGCCCTGTATGCGTCGCGAGCTAATTTACAGGTCGCTGTCTTGGAACGGGGAGTCCCTGGTGGGGAATTGATTAATACCGCCACGGTGGAAAACTACCCCGGCTACAAGAGTATTGCTGGGCCTGACCTAGCCAATAAGATGTACGAAAGTGCCATGCAATTTGGAGCTGAGTATGTCTTTGGCAATGTGAAAAAAGTGACCCCCGGTAAGCCTTACCACCTGATTGAAACCGATAATGGCGACTTCAAGGCTAAGGCTATCGTTATCGCTACCGGGTCAGTGCACCGGACCTTGGATGTGCCGGGGGAAGAAGAATACAATGGCCATGGGGTTTCCTACTGTGCGGTTTGTGATGGGGCCTTCTATAAGGGCCGCGACATCAAGGTGGTCGGTGGGGGCGATTCGGCCGTGGAAGAGGGCAGTTATTTGACCCAATTCGCCAACACGGTTGATATTATCCACCGCCGTGACCAACTAAGGGCCCAAAAAATTCTCCAAGACCGCGCCTTTGCTAATGACAAGATTTCCTTTACCTGGGACAGCGTGGTCAAAGAAATTAAAGGCGACGGCAAGCAAGTCACCAGTATCTTGGTGGAAAATGTGAAGTCCCATGAAGTGACGGAAGTCCCAGCCGGTGGGGTCTTCATCTATGTGGGCCTCTTGCCTAATAGTGAAGCCTTCCGTGATTTAGGGATTACCGATGAAGAAGGCTGGATCTTAACTGATGAGAATATGGCTACTGCCGTGCCCGGTATCTTTGCCTGTGGGGACGTCCGTAAGAAGAAATTACGCCAAGTCTCCACTGCAGTTGGTGACGCCGGCAGCGCTGGCCAAGAAGCCTACCAATACGTGGAAGCCTTGAATGATTAG
- the yvcK gene encoding uridine diphosphate-N-acetylglucosamine-binding protein YvcK, which translates to MSESRNYYPKITVIGGGTGLPILLSGLKSANCDLTAVVTVADDGGSSGKLRSALNTIPPGDLRNCLVALSDSNSLYKDVFQYRFAPEDQEFSGHAIGNLIIAALTEMRGSIYSALKLLSVTMAVKGRVLPACEEPLILQAHYQEGDMIEGETTIVEEKRPIQSVSVRLANQARSDQSVKAGRGVVDAIMGADMVVLGPGSLYTSILPNIVIPEIRQALQETSATVVYICNIMTQLGETEGFSDADHLRVINDHLQGHYVDACLLNRTTVPYEYIENNEVLDYLVQVSHDRQGLKDQEAEIIGWDFLNLKDSGVYHDKDKLVQALIQVYRDYHQD; encoded by the coding sequence ATGAGTGAGTCAAGGAACTATTACCCTAAAATTACCGTGATCGGTGGCGGGACCGGCCTCCCCATACTCTTATCCGGTTTGAAGAGTGCCAACTGCGACTTAACCGCTGTGGTGACCGTCGCAGATGACGGGGGCTCTTCGGGCAAATTGCGGTCGGCCTTAAATACCATCCCCCCAGGCGACTTGCGTAACTGCCTGGTGGCCTTATCGGACTCCAATAGTCTCTATAAGGATGTCTTCCAGTACCGTTTTGCTCCCGAAGATCAGGAGTTTTCGGGCCATGCCATTGGTAATTTGATTATTGCCGCCCTTACGGAAATGCGGGGGAGTATCTATTCGGCCTTGAAATTATTATCCGTCACCATGGCGGTCAAGGGCCGGGTCCTGCCTGCCTGTGAAGAACCTCTCATCTTACAAGCCCACTACCAAGAGGGCGATATGATTGAAGGGGAGACCACCATCGTTGAAGAAAAACGTCCCATCCAGTCGGTCTCAGTTCGTTTGGCTAATCAGGCAAGGTCTGACCAAAGCGTCAAAGCAGGTCGGGGTGTGGTTGATGCCATTATGGGAGCTGATATGGTGGTCTTAGGACCCGGTTCCCTTTATACCTCGATCTTACCCAATATCGTGATTCCTGAAATCCGCCAAGCCCTACAGGAAACCTCGGCGACGGTGGTTTATATCTGTAATATCATGACCCAGCTAGGGGAAACAGAGGGCTTTTCCGATGCGGACCACTTACGGGTGATTAATGATCATTTACAAGGCCACTATGTGGATGCCTGTCTCTTGAACCGGACCACCGTGCCTTATGAATACATTGAAAACAACGAGGTCTTAGATTATCTCGTCCAAGTCAGCCACGACCGGCAAGGCTTGAAAGACCAGGAGGCTGAGATTATCGGCTGGGATTTCTTAAACCTCAAAGATTCTGGGGTTTACCACGATAAGGATAAGCTGGTCCAAGCCCTGATCCAGGTCTACCGTGACTACCACCAAGATTAA
- a CDS encoding phospho-sugar mutase: MTWKDAYEQWKNFSDLDAQVRAELEELEKDEDALQEAFYKEVNFGTAGMRDLMGPGTNRLNIYTVRQATEGLARVMEEYGQEAVDRGVAIAYDGRHHSLEFAQNAARVLGQHGIKSYIFEGVRPTPELSFTVRHLGTFTGIMITASHNNEYYNGYKVYGEDGGQMPPQDADALVNHVKDVNMLTIPLADLDEIKDKGLYQVIGKEVDEAYLKNLETVTVNPDIIDKMKDKVTIVYTPLQGTGQKLMEEALDKAGFENIVYVEEQKEPNGDFSTLDEPNPEYPEAFEYAMRYGKESHADLLIATDPDADRMGAAALMPDGSYKIISGNQIGALLTHYILTARKEEGTLPENGVIVKSIVSSDLPAKIAESFDIATENTLTGFKFIAEKIQEYEETGEHSFLFGFEESYGYLIKPFARDKDAVQAALLFAEVGAFYKDQGKTVYDGLLDLYKEYGYYLEKTISLKFEGQAGAKKIESIMANLRQEQPQEIAGQKVLLTEDFQTGKRIDDQGQVEHFDMSRSNVLKYQLADGSWIAVRPSGTEPKIKFYIGVKADSEDQAAEKVDQYGQVMQALAE, from the coding sequence ATGACTTGGAAAGATGCTTATGAGCAATGGAAGAATTTTTCCGATTTAGATGCTCAGGTTCGTGCTGAATTAGAAGAATTAGAAAAAGACGAAGACGCCCTCCAGGAAGCTTTCTACAAAGAGGTAAACTTTGGGACGGCGGGCATGCGTGACTTAATGGGTCCCGGGACCAACCGTTTGAATATTTATACCGTACGCCAAGCCACAGAAGGTTTAGCCCGGGTGATGGAAGAGTACGGCCAAGAAGCTGTTGACCGTGGGGTAGCCATTGCTTACGATGGTCGTCACCATTCTCTAGAATTTGCCCAAAATGCGGCCCGGGTGCTGGGCCAACATGGGATTAAATCCTATATCTTTGAAGGGGTTCGCCCAACGCCAGAACTCTCCTTTACCGTCCGTCACTTAGGGACCTTTACCGGGATCATGATTACAGCCAGCCACAATAATGAATACTACAATGGCTACAAGGTTTACGGGGAAGACGGCGGGCAAATGCCTCCTCAAGATGCTGATGCCTTGGTCAACCACGTCAAAGACGTGAATATGTTAACCATCCCGCTGGCTGATTTGGATGAAATTAAGGACAAGGGGCTCTATCAAGTGATTGGTAAGGAAGTCGATGAGGCTTACTTAAAGAACCTGGAAACCGTGACGGTGAACCCAGACATTATCGACAAGATGAAAGACAAGGTCACCATCGTCTACACCCCTCTCCAAGGGACGGGACAAAAATTGATGGAAGAAGCCCTAGACAAGGCTGGTTTTGAAAACATTGTCTACGTGGAAGAACAAAAAGAACCTAATGGGGACTTCTCCACCTTGGATGAGCCCAACCCCGAATACCCGGAAGCCTTTGAATATGCTATGCGTTACGGCAAGGAAAGCCATGCGGACCTCCTGATTGCGACCGACCCGGATGCGGACCGTATGGGCGCTGCAGCCTTAATGCCAGACGGGTCTTACAAGATTATTTCTGGTAACCAAATTGGGGCACTATTAACCCACTATATCCTTACTGCTCGTAAGGAAGAGGGAACCCTACCTGAAAATGGTGTGATTGTGAAATCTATCGTGTCCAGTGACCTGCCCGCTAAGATTGCAGAATCTTTTGATATTGCTACCGAAAACACCCTGACTGGTTTTAAATTTATCGCGGAAAAGATCCAAGAATACGAAGAAACTGGGGAACACAGCTTCCTCTTTGGTTTTGAAGAAAGCTATGGCTACTTGATTAAGCCTTTCGCCCGTGACAAGGATGCGGTCCAAGCTGCTCTCTTATTTGCTGAAGTGGGGGCCTTCTATAAGGACCAAGGTAAGACCGTTTATGACGGACTCTTAGACCTCTACAAGGAATATGGTTACTACCTGGAAAAAACCATTTCCCTTAAATTCGAAGGTCAAGCTGGAGCTAAGAAGATTGAAAGCATTATGGCTAACTTGCGCCAAGAACAACCCCAAGAAATTGCTGGGCAAAAAGTCCTATTAACGGAAGATTTCCAAACTGGGAAACGGATTGATGACCAAGGTCAGGTGGAACACTTTGACATGTCCCGGTCCAATGTCTTGAAGTATCAATTAGCAGATGGGTCATGGATTGCTGTACGCCCAAGTGGGACGGAACCTAAGATTAAGTTCTACATTGGGGTTAAAGCAGATTCTGAAGACCAAGCGGCTGAAAAAGTTGATCAATATGGCCAAGTGATGCAAGCTTTGGCAGAATAA
- a CDS encoding MFS transporter yields MKENKLFYGWWVVLGAIIMLAVMGPASVAVANLFQPYVVEEFGIANSAFAIVNSIVLGMGIFVSPFVSQQFAKKGNFKRFYLIGVLAYAISYGLYAFAPNIYVFYLLSIGVGFGYTATTIIPVSMLVNNWFVKSRGTALSLSFAGLGIGGIIFSQLLTWLIGDMGWRMAYLVYAIIMLVVGIPIVMMLFVEHPEAKGLHALGAAEVDDTADHQEEDQTGVKLPTKAAFKKPFFIMLLIGTVFIGISNNGGLGQFPPYVQQLHGAGKMAQMVSIYSGVGILGKLVLGVVNDKFGVRIATLYASLLCALAYFLMLFSGNYTFVFLMAIFFGLGNAIGTVLPPLMTSSIFNAADYPKAYGIVQSALMLGMTSGSLLAATLADVSGTYQTAWVFLAVLSALIAVFWIAAHKQAEKYM; encoded by the coding sequence ATGAAAGAAAATAAGTTATTCTATGGTTGGTGGGTCGTCCTCGGCGCCATTATCATGCTAGCGGTCATGGGACCAGCTTCAGTGGCGGTGGCCAACCTCTTCCAACCTTACGTCGTTGAAGAATTCGGTATTGCCAACTCGGCCTTTGCTATTGTGAACTCCATTGTGCTGGGGATGGGGATCTTTGTCTCACCCTTTGTCTCCCAACAATTTGCTAAGAAGGGTAACTTCAAGCGCTTTTACCTAATCGGGGTGCTTGCTTATGCCATTTCTTACGGTTTATACGCCTTTGCCCCTAATATTTATGTTTTTTATTTGCTCTCTATTGGGGTAGGTTTTGGTTATACAGCGACTACCATTATTCCAGTGTCCATGCTGGTCAATAATTGGTTCGTAAAAAGTCGGGGGACAGCTCTCAGTCTTTCCTTTGCCGGACTAGGGATTGGGGGGATTATCTTCAGTCAATTACTAACCTGGTTAATTGGTGACATGGGTTGGCGGATGGCCTACCTGGTTTACGCCATTATCATGTTAGTGGTCGGGATCCCAATTGTGATGATGCTCTTTGTGGAACACCCTGAAGCGAAGGGTCTCCATGCCTTGGGAGCAGCTGAAGTGGATGACACGGCTGACCATCAAGAAGAGGACCAGACGGGGGTGAAATTACCCACCAAAGCAGCCTTCAAGAAGCCTTTCTTTATCATGTTATTAATCGGTACCGTCTTTATCGGTATCTCGAATAACGGGGGCTTGGGCCAATTCCCACCTTACGTCCAACAACTCCACGGCGCTGGTAAGATGGCCCAAATGGTGTCGATCTATTCTGGGGTCGGTATTCTCGGTAAGTTAGTTCTAGGTGTGGTTAATGATAAGTTTGGTGTTCGGATTGCAACGCTATACGCTTCCTTACTCTGCGCTTTAGCTTACTTCTTGATGCTCTTCAGTGGCAACTACACCTTTGTCTTCCTGATGGCCATTTTCTTTGGTTTAGGGAATGCCATTGGTACCGTCTTACCGCCATTGATGACCTCATCAATCTTTAACGCTGCTGACTATCCTAAGGCCTACGGTATCGTCCAAAGTGCCTTGATGTTAGGAATGACTTCTGGCTCACTCCTGGCAGCCACCCTAGCGGATGTTTCCGGAACCTATCAAACCGCCTGGGTCTTCCTAGCAGTCCTCTCAGCCTTAATCGCTGTCTTCTGGATCGCTGCCCACAAACAAGCAGAAAAATATATGTAG
- the galU gene encoding UTP--glucose-1-phosphate uridylyltransferase GalU, which translates to MTKVRKAIIPAAGLGTRFLPATKAMAKEMLPIVDKPTIQFIVEEALASGIEDILIITGKNKRPIEDHFDSNIELEENLHAKGKDDLLEIVQETIGLNLFFKRQSYPKGLGDAVLQAKAFVGDEPFVVMLGDDLMEDAVPLTKQLIDAYHETHASNIAVMRVPHEDTSKYGIIDPEAQYKDGIYNVRQFVEKPDPSEAPSDLAIIGRYLLTPEIFDLLETQEPGAGNEIQLTDAIDRLNKTQRVFALEFTGQRYDVGNKLEYMKTCISYGLRHPEIKDDLRAYLLDLEKDLK; encoded by the coding sequence GCCAAAGAAATGTTACCAATTGTTGATAAACCCACCATCCAATTCATCGTGGAAGAGGCCCTGGCCAGTGGGATTGAAGATATTTTAATCATTACTGGGAAGAACAAACGCCCCATCGAGGACCACTTTGACTCCAATATTGAACTGGAAGAAAACCTCCATGCCAAGGGTAAGGACGACTTACTGGAAATTGTCCAAGAGACTATTGGCTTAAACCTCTTCTTCAAGCGCCAATCCTATCCCAAGGGACTGGGAGACGCGGTTTTACAGGCCAAGGCCTTTGTTGGCGATGAACCCTTTGTGGTCATGCTTGGCGATGATTTGATGGAGGATGCAGTTCCTTTGACAAAACAATTGATCGACGCTTATCATGAAACCCATGCCTCTAATATTGCCGTTATGCGGGTGCCCCACGAAGATACCAGCAAGTACGGCATTATCGATCCGGAAGCCCAATATAAGGACGGCATCTATAATGTTCGCCAATTCGTGGAAAAACCTGATCCTAGCGAAGCGCCGAGTGACTTGGCTATTATCGGTCGTTATCTCCTCACTCCAGAAATCTTTGACCTCTTGGAAACCCAAGAACCTGGGGCCGGAAACGAAATCCAATTGACCGATGCCATTGACCGTCTGAATAAAACACAACGGGTCTTTGCCCTTGAGTTTACCGGCCAACGCTATGATGTCGGCAATAAGTTAGAATATATGAAAACCTGTATTTCCTATGGTCTCCGCCATCCAGAAATCAAAGACGACTTACGCGCCTACCTACTTGACTTAGAGAAGGACTTGAAATAA
- the rapZ gene encoding RNase adapter RapZ translates to MSENSELNIVIITGMSGAGKTVALQSFEDMGYFCVDNLPPSLLPTFSELIKKSKDINQVCLVIDLRSREFFDEFVHALQLLDNNPKIHSQLVYLDTSDAALVARYKESRRNHPLQKGGTILEGIQREREELSPVRALSHLTIDTTSITPKELRAALIREFHVSDASGFTIEVMSFGFKYGIPIDADIVMDVRFLPNPHYIDELRPLTGEDEPVYNYVMDQDDTEIFYQKFVDLLDFTLPLYEAEGKASLTIAIGCTGGQHRSVALTRRIGQHIMDTTNYTTHISHRDQNKRKGTERNQ, encoded by the coding sequence ATGTCAGAAAATAGTGAATTAAATATTGTAATTATTACGGGAATGAGTGGGGCCGGGAAGACGGTTGCCTTACAGAGTTTTGAAGATATGGGTTACTTTTGTGTGGATAACTTACCGCCTTCTCTCTTACCAACTTTTTCCGAGCTCATCAAGAAGTCCAAAGATATCAACCAAGTCTGTTTGGTGATTGACTTACGGTCACGGGAATTCTTTGATGAATTTGTCCATGCCCTCCAACTCTTGGATAATAACCCTAAGATTCATTCTCAATTGGTCTACCTAGATACCAGTGATGCGGCCTTAGTGGCGCGTTATAAGGAAAGCCGCCGTAACCATCCCTTGCAAAAGGGAGGCACGATTTTAGAAGGAATCCAACGGGAGCGGGAAGAGTTGAGTCCAGTTCGGGCCCTTTCTCACTTGACCATTGATACCACCTCCATCACGCCTAAAGAATTACGAGCCGCCTTGATCCGGGAATTCCATGTCTCTGATGCCTCAGGCTTCACCATCGAAGTCATGTCCTTTGGCTTTAAGTATGGGATCCCTATTGATGCTGATATCGTCATGGACGTGCGTTTCCTGCCAAACCCCCACTATATCGACGAATTGCGTCCCTTAACTGGGGAAGACGAGCCCGTTTATAACTATGTGATGGACCAGGACGATACCGAAATTTTCTACCAAAAATTTGTCGACCTTTTAGACTTTACCCTGCCCCTCTATGAAGCCGAAGGGAAGGCCAGCTTGACCATCGCCATTGGCTGTACCGGGGGTCAACACCGGTCCGTGGCTTTGACCCGCCGGATCGGTCAACATATCATGGACACAACCAATTACACCACCCATATCAGTCACCGTGACCAGAACAAGCGCAAAGGAACGGAGCGAAATCAATGA